One Numida meleagris isolate 19003 breed g44 Domestic line chromosome 6, NumMel1.0, whole genome shotgun sequence genomic region harbors:
- the SPTY2D1 gene encoding protein SPT2 homolog produces MDFHNILVMASEQQGLNAVPKRYSLAVGPPKKVPKVKGVESAAVQAFLRRKEEEKRKKELEEKRKKERLLAKRIELKHDRKARAMASRTKDNFYGYNGIPVEEKPKKRRRTSENVAQAPEAEYATENEAEQLELAQTESEYEQEEYDEKPPKAAVKPKAPPKSAPAPLNFADLLRLAEKKQYEPVEIKVVKKIEERPRTAEELREREYLERKNKRVEMHKKKPEKEVKNTGISTSSKKATSLKECADAKLSKSAADKHASPKSSLSSMSGADKKSKAPALTEKHSRSSSSSKPSQMEKVKTSQNSSLKSSAAGSHSKLPVNGMGKSGSSFPVPSSKPVANGAQRLPSAKESGLKRPAHTKPGNAAALQHEMNPSAKRSSSSLGKGGPGHPAGGSSAGPGRSSSNSGIGPGRPGSGSNPGPGRLGSSSAAGPGRPSSSSSMGPGRPGSGSGVGPGRPGGSSSAGLGRPGGSSGTGPGRPGNSTNTAPGRLGSGMGTGPGRPGVSPSTGPGRSGSSLGTGPGRPGVSPSAGPGRPGNGLSTAVKPRCTVVSETISSKNLVTRPSNGQINGMRSLQGHRPVFRSQGTGRPPIGYKRQIDDDDEDDEYDSEMDDFIEDEGEPQEEISKHIREIFGYDRKRYKDESDYALRYMESSWREQQKEEARSLRLGVQEDLEELRREEEELKRKRQSKKLRTR; encoded by the exons ATGGATTTCCACAACATCCTCGTGATGGCCTCGGAGCAGCAGGGGCTGAACGCCGTGCCG AAAAGATACAGTTTGGCTGTTGGCCCTCCCAAAAAGGTTCCAAAAGTCAAGGGTGTCGAGTCTGCAGCAGTACAAgcatttctcagaagaaaagaagaagaaaaaaggaaaaaag aattggaagaaaaaagaaaaaaagaacgACTCTTGGCTAAGCGAATTGAACTGAAACATGACAGGAAAGCAAGAGCTATGGCTTCACGAACGAAGGATAACTTTTATGGCTATAACGGTATTCCTGTTGAAGAGAAGCCtaagaagaggaggaggactAGTGAGAATGTCGCTCAGGCCCCCGAGGCTGAGTATGCAACAGAAAACGAAGCGGAGCAACTCGAACTTGCTCAAACTGAATCAGAGTATGAGCAGGAAGAATACGATGAAAAACCACCCAAAGCTGCAGTCAAACCAAAGGCGCCTCCCAAAAGTGCACCGGCACCTCTCAACTTTGCAGATCTTTTGAGGCTcgctgaaaaaaaacagtatgaaCCGGTAGAAATAAAAGTGGTGAAAAAGATAGAGGAGAGGCCCAGAACGGCAGAAGAATTGAGAGAGAGGGAGTATTTGGAAcgcaaaaataaaagagtagAAATGCATAAAAAGAAACCTGAGAAGGAGGTGAAGAATACGGGGATATCCACTTCTTCAAAAAAAGCGACTTCTCTGAAGGAGTGTGCAGATGCAAAACTCAGCAAAAGCGCAGCAGATAAACACGCCTCTCCAAAAAGCAGCCTTTCTTCTATGAGTGGTGCTGATAAGAAATCCAAAGCACCAGCATTGACTGAAAAACACTCAAGGTCATCATCTTCTTCCAAACCGAGtcaaatggaaaaagtaaaaacctCACAAAATAGTTCCTTgaaaagctctgctgctggcagtcaTAGTAAATTGCCTGTCAACGGTATGGGAAAGTCTGGCTCAAGCTTTCCTGTGCCGTCCTCAAAGCCAGTGGCAAATGGGGCTCAAAGGTTACCGTCTGCTAAAGAATCCGGCCTGAAAAGGCCTGCCCATACAAAACCGGGAAatgctgcagccctccagcatGAAATGAACCCCAGCGCAAAGCGATCCAGCAGCAGTTTAGGAAAGGGAGGACCTGGACATCCAGCTGGAGGATCAAGCGCAGGACCTGGGCGATCGAGCAGCAATTCTGGCATAGGACCTGGAAGGCCAGGGAGTGGCTCAAACCCAGGGCCTGGGCggctgggcagcagctcagctgcaggacCTGGAAGGCCGAGCAGCAGCTCAAGCATGGGACCTGGGCGACCGGGCAGTGGCTCGGGTGTGGGACCCGGAAGGCCAGGTGGCAGCTCAAGCGCTGGACTTGGGCGTCCAGGTGGCAGCTCAGGCACCGGCCCGGGAAGGCCGGGCAACAGCACAAATACAGCACCTGGGCGACTGGGCAGCGGCATGGGAACGGGACCAGGGAGGCCAGGAGTCAGCCCAAGCACAGGACCTGGGAGATCGGGCAGCAGCTTGGGAACAGGGCCGGGAAGGCCAGGAGTcagcccaagtgcaggacctgggCGACCGGGCAATGGCTTGAGTACAGCTGTAAAGCCCAGGTGTACTGTCGTATCAGAAACTATTTCTTCCAAAAACCTAGTGACGAGGCCTAGCAATGGACAGATAAATGGAATGAGATCTCTTCAAGGGCATAGACCTGTGTTTCGTTCACAAG GTACTGGGAGACCACCAATTGGTTACAAAAGACAAatagatgatgatgatgaagatgatgaataTGACTCTGAAATGGATGATTTTATTGAAGATGAAGGGGAACCCCAAGAAGAAATATCAAAA